In the genome of Streptomyces pactum, one region contains:
- a CDS encoding diacylglycerol kinase family protein, which translates to MSAPDPAGDSPRDARGRPLLVIIDPAARRTDGESVRITRDVLCAGADVKLCLPDRPEEVVRALARRGSRRPVVVGDDRALLHVVRVLQHRRELAAAALSVVPVGSAGAVALARSLGVPTGAVAASRTVLGGRERRLDLLQDDSGQVVLGGLRIPSGGGPDGHGGPDGHGGFGAAGYGPYGYGPGGYDPDGYGPYGYAPDGPGPDGYGPYGYGPGGYAYEPFDGFPPDPPGHRADGTAPGIPRPARREPVLLGPVAAAGTSGKGGEDGRTPASGTPPDGTDDERHRPWWSPAARTARSALAMLSVPVPGLGGTPRRGGAPRQPHRLRVEADGVLLTDLDQPVEQVSVSAPDAGLAEVVVHTPGARNPVVARARAITVSGPDFRYRADTLVGGPVRTRTWTVLADGWSLLLPPHG; encoded by the coding sequence GTGTCGGCTCCAGACCCCGCCGGAGATTCTCCCCGGGACGCCCGGGGGCGCCCGCTGCTCGTGATCATCGACCCCGCCGCGCGCCGTACGGACGGCGAATCCGTGCGGATCACCAGAGACGTGCTGTGCGCGGGCGCGGACGTCAAGCTCTGTCTTCCGGACCGGCCGGAGGAGGTCGTACGGGCGCTCGCCCGCCGGGGCTCGCGCCGCCCGGTGGTGGTCGGTGACGACCGGGCGCTGCTGCACGTGGTGCGGGTGCTCCAGCACCGCCGGGAGCTGGCGGCGGCCGCGCTGTCGGTGGTGCCGGTGGGCAGCGCCGGCGCGGTGGCACTGGCCCGGTCGCTGGGGGTGCCCACCGGCGCGGTGGCCGCGTCCCGCACCGTGCTCGGCGGCCGGGAACGCCGGCTCGACCTGCTCCAGGACGACAGCGGCCAGGTGGTGCTGGGCGGTCTGCGGATCCCCTCCGGCGGCGGCCCGGACGGTCACGGCGGCCCGGACGGCCACGGCGGGTTCGGTGCCGCCGGGTACGGCCCTTACGGGTACGGCCCCGGCGGGTACGACCCGGACGGGTACGGCCCTTACGGGTACGCCCCGGACGGGCCCGGCCCCGACGGGTACGGCCCTTACGGATACGGCCCCGGCGGGTACGCGTACGAGCCGTTCGACGGCTTTCCGCCGGACCCGCCGGGGCACCGGGCGGACGGCACCGCCCCCGGGATCCCGCGGCCGGCCCGCCGCGAGCCCGTCCTCCTCGGCCCCGTGGCCGCCGCCGGCACCTCCGGGAAGGGCGGCGAGGACGGCCGCACCCCGGCGTCCGGCACGCCCCCGGACGGGACGGACGACGAGCGGCACCGGCCCTGGTGGAGCCCCGCGGCACGGACCGCCCGCTCCGCGCTGGCGATGCTCTCCGTACCGGTGCCCGGCCTCGGCGGCACCCCGCGCCGGGGCGGGGCGCCGCGGCAGCCCCACCGGCTGCGGGTGGAGGCCGACGGGGTGCTCCTGACCGACCTCGACCAGCCGGTGGAGCAGGTCTCGGTGTCGGCCCCGGACGCCGGGCTGGCCGAGGTCGTGGTGCACACGCCGGGGGCCAGGAACCCGGTCGTGGCCCGCGCCCGCGCGATCACCGTCTCCGGCCCGGACTTCCGGTACCGGGCGGACACCCTCGTCGGCGGGCCGGTCCGGACCCGCACCTGGACCGTGCTCGCCGACGGCTGGAGCCTGCTGCTGCCCCCGCACGGCTGA